In a single window of the bacterium genome:
- the ltrA gene encoding group II intron reverse transcriptase/maturase: protein MNRLNSRKAELDAFLASWKKELKEKTYRAKPVRRVYIEKENGKLRPLGIPTIKDRVVQMAVKLIIEPIFEADFNDCSYGYRPGRSAQDAIRSIQGHLKDGKNEIYDADLSGYFDSIPHDKLIECLRMRIVDGSVLRLIRQWLRAPVVDATEKGKPPKVTRNDKGTPQGGVISPLLANLYLHWFEVVLLKELKRGHIAAGIVRYADDFVILAHTLPETLKAFVEEKLEGWMGLRINREKTRCVNLREKGQRLDFLGYSLRYDRDLQGRPWKYLNVFPSPKALKRERAKLRDLTDKRKCFFPIPELIEKVNRQMRGWSNYYSYGYPRQAFRGINHYVRERLTIHLNRRSQRKYKLPEGQTYYQQLDNLGLIYL from the coding sequence TTGAACAGATTGAACAGCAGGAAGGCGGAGTTGGACGCTTTCTTGGCGAGCTGGAAAAAGGAGCTGAAGGAGAAGACCTACAGAGCCAAGCCTGTCCGTAGGGTGTACATTGAGAAAGAGAATGGAAAATTGCGGCCATTAGGCATCCCGACCATAAAAGACCGGGTTGTTCAAATGGCGGTCAAACTCATTATCGAGCCGATATTTGAGGCAGACTTCAACGACTGTTCGTATGGGTATCGGCCAGGGCGGTCGGCGCAGGACGCGATACGATCCATTCAAGGGCACCTGAAAGACGGGAAGAACGAAATCTATGACGCAGACCTCTCTGGTTACTTCGATTCAATTCCGCACGACAAGCTCATAGAGTGTCTGCGGATGAGGATCGTGGATGGGAGTGTGCTGCGGCTAATTCGACAGTGGCTGAGAGCACCGGTGGTGGACGCGACGGAGAAAGGGAAGCCCCCGAAAGTGACGCGGAATGACAAGGGAACCCCGCAAGGTGGCGTGATTTCGCCACTATTGGCCAATCTCTACCTGCATTGGTTTGAGGTGGTGCTGCTGAAGGAACTCAAACGAGGACACATAGCAGCCGGAATTGTCAGATACGCGGATGACTTTGTCATCCTTGCCCACACCCTTCCGGAAACGCTCAAAGCGTTTGTGGAGGAGAAGTTGGAAGGATGGATGGGACTGCGGATAAACAGGGAGAAAACGCGCTGTGTAAACCTCCGGGAGAAAGGGCAAAGGCTCGACTTTCTGGGGTACAGTCTAAGATATGACCGTGATCTACAAGGACGACCATGGAAGTATCTGAACGTCTTTCCTTCGCCTAAAGCGCTGAAGCGTGAACGGGCTAAGTTGCGAGACCTGACGGACAAGCGGAAATGTTTCTTCCCGATTCCGGAGCTGATAGAGAAGGTCAATCGTCAAATGCGAGGTTGGTCGAACTACTATTCATACGGATACCCGCGGCAGGCATTCAGAGGCATAAACCATTATGTCCGCGAGCGCCTGACTATACATCTGAATCGGCGAAGCCAACGGAAATACAAACTACCTGAAGGTCAGACCTATTATCAGCAACTGGACAACTTGGGATTGATTTACCTGTGA
- a CDS encoding MBG domain-containing protein: protein MTYAVLSGVGELIGTNGLRASSGTGMIVVQASKAADELYLLQSTVATVTVTKAMASVVLGDLARTYDGSGKAATATSLPTNLLVTLTYNGSDAIPTNAGSYAVTGTVMDVMWQGFQTGLLVIARAQDTITFGATNHVYDGTAKSVTATAESGFSVSLTYAGSPDAPINAGVYAVTGVVDAANWQATNTTWLTITKADQVITNFLPADGVQFVLGSGTTVVATATSGLPVSFSNLTPEVTLMLRNDLTFTHPGLARMRASQVGNSNWNAAVDVIHSWRIGGLITNVTPAAVNVGGRIQVVIQGIALGNGGDITNVTLAGVEATIITQTLESVTVMANAATGAVAGAVTVVSSTGGLMVLSNAFAYLWFEAPELLDPVSITESNLVARWVPPTNAAACELDIGLDTNFTAYLPGYKGLGVALAQHYTVTGLEAAVWYAIRTFAYNTNGYSLPSRTVWVPAGKNTPYETHPPLGGPVSIGAIMEQPLANMFSGQGMEYSVVSSDTNVVVASITADSLLRLEPRSPGKAMITVRATEHGTGYTSTYVFEVEVTGVPTVISNVFRTHERWNPRFEQLLKVSNDSLYDAVGVRLLFTNLMAGIIVENRTGTSWDGRPMIEQSFDFSAGVTQLMSIVYLCTGEYRVDQYPPAIEVQYILTAWHRPFSGVRVNVKAWMMSDGSGRFVLEFPSEPGGLYAVEYVNDLSESDWIQVPLRLKAGANRTQWIDSGPPATLPVKAGKRFYRVKQIEI, encoded by the coding sequence GTGACGTATGCGGTGCTCTCCGGCGTGGGCGAATTGATCGGAACCAACGGCTTGAGGGCGTCATCGGGGACGGGCATGATCGTCGTTCAGGCCTCGAAGGCGGCAGACGAGCTGTACCTATTGCAGTCAACCGTGGCCACAGTGACGGTAACCAAGGCTATGGCCTCAGTCGTTCTGGGTGACCTCGCGCGGACTTATGATGGTTCCGGCAAGGCGGCGACGGCTACTTCGCTCCCGACGAATCTGCTTGTGACCCTTACCTACAACGGCAGCGACGCCATTCCGACGAATGCAGGCAGCTACGCCGTGACCGGCACGGTGATGGACGTTATGTGGCAGGGATTCCAGACGGGGTTGCTGGTGATTGCCCGGGCGCAGGATACGATCACCTTTGGTGCGACCAACCATGTCTATGATGGAACGGCCAAGTCGGTGACGGCCACAGCGGAGTCAGGCTTCTCCGTATCGTTGACCTATGCCGGCAGTCCCGATGCACCCATTAACGCCGGTGTTTATGCCGTTACCGGCGTGGTGGATGCGGCCAACTGGCAGGCGACGAACACCACCTGGCTGACGATCACCAAGGCCGATCAGGTGATCACCAACTTCCTGCCGGCGGACGGGGTCCAGTTCGTGCTGGGTTCTGGCACCACCGTGGTTGCCACAGCGACGAGCGGGCTGCCGGTCAGCTTCAGTAATCTGACGCCCGAAGTGACCCTGATGCTGAGGAATGATTTGACCTTTACCCATCCCGGTCTTGCCCGGATGCGGGCCAGTCAGGTGGGCAATAGCAACTGGAATGCGGCGGTTGATGTCATTCATTCCTGGCGCATTGGCGGGCTCATTACCAACGTCACGCCTGCCGCCGTCAATGTGGGTGGCCGCATTCAGGTTGTCATTCAGGGGATCGCGCTGGGGAATGGGGGCGACATCACCAATGTTACGCTCGCTGGCGTGGAGGCGACCATTATCACCCAGACCCTGGAATCGGTCACGGTGATGGCCAATGCGGCGACCGGCGCGGTAGCGGGCGCGGTCACGGTGGTCTCCAGTACGGGTGGCTTAATGGTGCTGAGCAATGCCTTCGCCTATCTCTGGTTCGAGGCGCCTGAGCTCCTGGATCCGGTGAGCATCACGGAGTCGAATCTCGTGGCCCGGTGGGTGCCTCCTACCAATGCCGCCGCCTGTGAACTGGATATCGGGCTCGATACCAACTTCACCGCCTATCTACCGGGATATAAGGGGTTGGGCGTGGCGTTGGCTCAGCACTACACCGTCACCGGCCTGGAGGCTGCCGTCTGGTATGCGATCCGCACCTTTGCCTATAATACCAATGGTTACAGTCTGCCGTCCCGGACCGTCTGGGTGCCCGCGGGCAAGAATACGCCGTATGAAACCCATCCGCCTTTGGGTGGACCCGTTTCGATCGGGGCCATTATGGAGCAGCCGCTTGCCAATATGTTCTCTGGGCAGGGGATGGAGTACAGCGTGGTGTCCAGTGATACGAATGTAGTGGTGGCTTCCATCACGGCGGACAGCCTGTTGCGGCTTGAACCCCGGTCCCCGGGCAAGGCCATGATCACGGTGCGTGCGACGGAGCACGGCACCGGGTATACCTCCACCTATGTATTTGAGGTCGAGGTGACCGGGGTGCCGACCGTGATCAGTAACGTCTTTCGTACTCACGAACGATGGAATCCCCGCTTCGAGCAGTTGCTTAAGGTGAGTAACGATTCCCTGTATGATGCCGTTGGGGTCCGGCTTCTCTTCACCAATCTGATGGCGGGGATTATCGTTGAAAACCGCACGGGCACCTCCTGGGATGGGCGGCCGATGATCGAACAGTCATTCGACTTCTCCGCCGGTGTGACGCAGCTGATGAGCATCGTCTATCTCTGCACAGGCGAGTACCGGGTGGATCAATATCCTCCGGCCATTGAGGTGCAATATATCCTGACGGCCTGGCACAGACCGTTTTCTGGTGTTAGGGTGAACGTGAAGGCTTGGATGATGTCGGATGGCAGTGGTCGTTTTGTGCTCGAGTTTCCCTCGGAACCGGGTGGACTCTACGCGGTCGAATATGTGAATGACTTATCCGAGAGCGACTGGATCCAGGTGCCGCTGCGGTTGAAGGCGGGTGCGAACCGCACCCAGTGGATTGATTCCGGACCGCCCGCGACGTTGCCAGTTAAGGCGGGAAAACGGTTCTACCGCGTTAAACAAATCGAAATTTAA